The DNA segment TACCTTCGCCTAACCGCCCCCCGACTATATCCGCCTCAAAGGAACCCCCATCGATGGATTTGCAGCAGTTTAATACCGATCTATTAACGTTTTTACAATCATCCCCCACACCTTTTCACGCCGTTGAAACCATGACCAAGCACTTGCAGGCGGCAGGCTTTAGCCCATTGCAGGAGGGAGATGATTGGCCGGTACCGCAGGCTGGCAGTGCCTATAAATATTATATTGTGCGCAATGATTCATCCATTGTGGCGGTCAATGGCGGTGGCCAATCACCGGTAAGCAGTGGTTTTAGAATGGTGGGTGCCCATACCGACAGCCCCTGTTTAAAAGTAAAGCCCCAGCCAGAGCTCAATAATAAGGGTTACTTCCAACTAGGAGTTGAAGTTTATGGCGGTGCTTTGCTGAACCCGTGGTTTGATCGTGATCTCTCACTGGCAGGAAGAGTGAGTTACCAGAATGACCAGGGGCAGCTATGTAGTGCCCTGATTGATTTTGAGCGGGCGATTGCCGTTATCCCCAGTTTGGCGATTCATCTGGACCGGGAAGCTAATAGTAAGCGTGCAGTCAATGCGCAAAAAGATATCCCCCCGTTATTAATGCGTAGCGATGAGCCATCGACCGACTTTCGGGAATTATTGCTGGCGCAACTGACGTTGCAGCATCCGGCCGTAAAGGCAACAAAAATACTCGACTACGAATTAAGCTTTTACGATGTGCAGCCACCGGCGGTGATTGGCTTAAAAGACGAATTTATTGCCAGCGCACGGTTGGATAATTTACTGTCCTGCTATATCGGCTTACAGGCCTTGCTGACAGCGGGTGAGCAAAACTGTGTATTAGTCTGCAATGACCATGAAGAAGTCGGTAGCCAGTCATCGGCGGGAGCGCAGGGCCCGATGTTAAAATCGGTGTTGCGTCGCCTATTGGCTTCAGAGTCCGATTTTGTCCGTGCCATGGATAGCTCCGTGATGATTTCAGTGGATAATGCCCATGGTGTACATCCGAATTTTTCTGATAAGCACGATGGTAATCATGGCCCCATACTCAACCAGGGGGCAGTGATTAAAATCAATGCCAATCAACGCTATGCCAGCAATAGCGAGACCTCGTCGCTATTTCGCCACTGGTCCGAAGCGGCAGGTCAACCGGTACAAGCTTTTGTGGTGAGGTCAGATATGGGCTGCGGCAGCACCATTGGCCCGATCACCGCCGGTGAATTAGGTGTAAAAACCGTGGATATTGGGGTGCCGACTTTTGCGATGCATTCGATCAGGGAGTTGGCGGGTAGCCAGGATGCGTATAGTTTGTTTCGCGTGTTAGAGGTATTTAATCAAGCTGGGGATATGACGGTTAGCTAATGTTGCCTTACCCCCGCGGAAGCGGGGGCCAAGCATGCCGCCTTAGCGGCAACAACGTGTTTATAGTGCTTCTACATCTTCAGCCTGTGGACCTTTATCACCGTCAGTGACGGTAAATTCAACTTGCTGGCCTTCACGTAATACTCTGCGGCCTTCGCCACGGATAGAGCGAAAGTGAACAAATATATCTTCACCGTTTGAGCGGGTCACAAAACCATAGCCTTTGCTGACGTTAAACCATTTAACCTCACCCTGTTCACGCCCCTTTGCTGATGGCTTGCTTTTCTTGGCTGCAGGCGCTGATTTTTTGCCTTTGTTTGCAGGGGAAGGGGCAGAGCTTGTCATGGCTGGGCTGGCCAATGCGACGATAACGCAGCCGATAAAAATAATAACGAAAGCTGTAGGGTTAATAACGCCGTTCTCTTGTGAGCCGGTAACGCTAGTCAGTATCGCTGCGGTAGCTGCGGCAACGACGGCACTTAAAATGATTCGATATAGTAGGTTCATTGTTGTCTTCTTTTTGTAAGGTGGAAGAAATCATAAATTAAAGCCAGCTGTTTGCGGTACTGGCCGTCGGCAAGTTTAGCACTAATCGCAGTGATAAGTGGCGATATTCAATCTCTGTTGCTAAGCTGCTTAAGGATTAACGCTGGGTGGAGACCTGGTAAGAATAAAATACCGATGGAGAACCCGCTGGCAACGAGCTTGTAGCGGCGCTTAGATGAATGGATAGCCAGAGACTGGATTGAAATCACAGCTATGATCAATATTATCGGAGCCACGCATCCAGGTCAGCGTGAACACAATGAAGACTGCTTTGCTGTGGATATGCAGCTGGGGCTCGGTCTGGTTGCCGATGGTATGGGCGGTTATGCATGTGGCGAAGTGGCGAGTGAACTGGTTAAAACCACCGTAGAGGCCGCTGCAGCAAATAATGAAGGCCTGCGAGAAGCGCTGGCAAGAGCTCATGCCGTTGTTAAAGCAACAGCAGAGGCGGACCCTGACAAACAGGGTATGGGCTCAACGGCCATCGCCTTTAAATTACAGGGGCTGGATTATGATATCGCCTGGGTTGGCGATAGCCGTGCTTATCTTTGGGATGGCAAGGCGATGCTAAAGCAAATAACCCGTGATCACTCCTATGTAGAAAACCTGTTGGCTTCTGGCACGATCAGCTATGAAGAGGCCATAAATCACCCCAACCGTAATCTGATTACTCAAGCTGTGGGTGTTTCCGGCGAAGATGGTCTTGAGATTGGTGTTGCCAGTGGTCGCCTGGCTCCGGGTCAGCAACTTATGATTTGCAGCGATGGTTTAGTTGATGAAGTGCTGGATTATGATATCGCTAAACTCATGGCTCAGGCGCAAACCCCTGATGAGGCCTTGAATAGCTTAGTTAGAGCCGCCGTGGTTGCCGGTGGGCATGACAATATCACTGTGGTTATTGCCACCGTGCAAGAGGATGCCGATGGCAGTCAGCCAGCTATTGAGCCTGAGGTTATCCGAACCACCAACCTTAACCAGCAGCCAGAGCAACCGACGCAGCCACGTCCGGCTCCCAGTGCTGATATCACCCGTATGGGCGGCTCAGCCCCTCTCTATGATGACACTGATGAGACTCTGAATGCTCAGGGCTTATGGGAATCTGTTGTCGATTTTGTGGTACTTAATATCCCCGCTCTTTCAATCGCGGTTATGCTGATTGTGGCAATGGTAGTGGGTTTATTTTATCTGGCTTAGGAAGCTAAGATAAGTTTTTCCTTTCGCTATTGGGGCTCTGCCTGATCTAAAAGCTTTTATGTGTTTGTTTTAAGTTTTTTGACTACACTGCCGATATGTCCTCTACTGGATTACTCATTTGGGGTTTTTAATGAATTTATTTAACTTGTCGATTAAGCGTCGTCTGTTATTACTGGCTGCTATTGCTGTGGTTGGCTTGATTTTTGTGGGTGTTATGGTTGCAAGTGGCATGGCCAATTTGCAGCACTTACAGAGCAGTGATACCCAGCTGAGTAATATTAACAGCGGCATGTTGACATTGCGCCGGCATGAAAAGGACTTTTTGGCCCGTAAAGATGATAAATATGTGGAGCGTTTTAATAACGCATTAAAGCAAAATCTGGCGGATGTGAAGGCGCTCTCTACCGAGCTGGATATCGCCGGGCTTGACCACACAGACCTTGATAAGATGGGCGGGCACTTAACGGAGTATGGTAGCCGTTTTAATACGGTGGTTGAGTTGCAACGTGAGATTGGCTATGACCCCAAATCCGGTCTCTATGGCGCACTGCGATCGACCGTACATTCAGTCGAAGAAAAACTATCTGATGCTCCCGAATTAAAAGCCTCGATGTTAATGCTACGCCGCCATGAAAAAGATTTTATGTTGCGCCGGGATACCAAATATTTAGCTCGATTTAACAACGAGGTTGAGAATTTTACTGCACTAAGTTCTGCCTTTATGGGTGCCGATGAAAGCGATGCGATTAATCGCTCAATCAATAGCTATGCCAGTCAGTTTAAATCACTGGTGAGTGCAGAGAAAAATATCGGTCTGGGTCCAAACTCCGGAGCACTGGGAGAATTGAGAGCCACCGTGCATGAAGCAGAAAAACTGTTTAAGGGCTTAAAGTCGCAATTAAATACCACGATTGCCGCATCAACCAAAAGCAATCAGCAATTTTTAATTGGCGCTATTGCTATTGTCGGTTTGGTGATTACTGTTTTGGCTCTGTTAGTCGCTTTCTCCATTTTCAAACCGTTGGAAACCTTTACCGAAGAAATCACCAATATTATCACCGATAAAGATTTGTCGGTGCGTCTCACTGTCAGCGGCAATGATGAGATCACTGCGGTGGCTACTGCCTTTAATAGTTTGCTGGAAGCCCTGCATGAAATGATCGGCAAGATAAACGATGCTTCAATGATGGTGGCCAGCTCGGCTGAAGAAATGTCGATGGTAACGCTGGAAGTCAAGCAGTCATCAGATACCCAAACCAGTGAAGTCCAACATGCCGCCGTAGCGGTGAATGAAATGAGTGCCACCGCCCATGAAATTGCCCGCAATGCGTCATCCGCTGCTGACAGTGTTAGCGAAGTCGATGTACAGTTAAAAGAAGGGGTTGAGGTTTCGCAGGAAG comes from the Oceanicoccus sagamiensis genome and includes:
- a CDS encoding M18 family aminopeptidase is translated as MDLQQFNTDLLTFLQSSPTPFHAVETMTKHLQAAGFSPLQEGDDWPVPQAGSAYKYYIVRNDSSIVAVNGGGQSPVSSGFRMVGAHTDSPCLKVKPQPELNNKGYFQLGVEVYGGALLNPWFDRDLSLAGRVSYQNDQGQLCSALIDFERAIAVIPSLAIHLDREANSKRAVNAQKDIPPLLMRSDEPSTDFRELLLAQLTLQHPAVKATKILDYELSFYDVQPPAVIGLKDEFIASARLDNLLSCYIGLQALLTAGEQNCVLVCNDHEEVGSQSSAGAQGPMLKSVLRRLLASESDFVRAMDSSVMISVDNAHGVHPNFSDKHDGNHGPILNQGAVIKINANQRYASNSETSSLFRHWSEAAGQPVQAFVVRSDMGCGSTIGPITAGELGVKTVDIGVPTFAMHSIRELAGSQDAYSLFRVLEVFNQAGDMTVS
- a CDS encoding methyl-accepting chemotaxis protein, translated to MNLFNLSIKRRLLLLAAIAVVGLIFVGVMVASGMANLQHLQSSDTQLSNINSGMLTLRRHEKDFLARKDDKYVERFNNALKQNLADVKALSTELDIAGLDHTDLDKMGGHLTEYGSRFNTVVELQREIGYDPKSGLYGALRSTVHSVEEKLSDAPELKASMLMLRRHEKDFMLRRDTKYLARFNNEVENFTALSSAFMGADESDAINRSINSYASQFKSLVSAEKNIGLGPNSGALGELRATVHEAEKLFKGLKSQLNTTIAASTKSNQQFLIGAIAIVGLVITVLALLVAFSIFKPLETFTEEITNIITDKDLSVRLTVSGNDEITAVATAFNSLLEALHEMIGKINDASMMVASSAEEMSMVTLEVKQSSDTQTSEVQHAAVAVNEMSATAHEIARNASSAADSVSEVDVQLKEGVEVSQEAREEIEQLTHEVQDAANAIKELEKNSENIGQVLDAIQNVAEQTNLLALNAAIEAARAGEQGRGFAVVADEVRTLAQRTQESTETIRKTITEFQQGTNQVVATVSNSNQRAESGIAKVTRSSEILTDISTMVSQINDMNIQIAAAAEEQGATAEEISSNVTRVSDLSEGTKAQTEQTSEASAELAQLGASLRDMVKAFKL
- a CDS encoding PP2C family protein-serine/threonine phosphatase — protein: MINIIGATHPGQREHNEDCFAVDMQLGLGLVADGMGGYACGEVASELVKTTVEAAAANNEGLREALARAHAVVKATAEADPDKQGMGSTAIAFKLQGLDYDIAWVGDSRAYLWDGKAMLKQITRDHSYVENLLASGTISYEEAINHPNRNLITQAVGVSGEDGLEIGVASGRLAPGQQLMICSDGLVDEVLDYDIAKLMAQAQTPDEALNSLVRAAVVAGGHDNITVVIATVQEDADGSQPAIEPEVIRTTNLNQQPEQPTQPRPAPSADITRMGGSAPLYDDTDETLNAQGLWESVVDFVVLNIPALSIAVMLIVAMVVGLFYLA